One Lemur catta isolate mLemCat1 chromosome 15, mLemCat1.pri, whole genome shotgun sequence genomic window carries:
- the ZNF232 gene encoding zinc finger protein 232 → MEPPDPVRVPLKDSSWYGPSTELVQTGMVVSLTAAKTLALQDTQEQEIMMMEPKEEGQSWESETRLPGNHSTSQEIFRQRFRQLCYQETPGPREALSQLRVLCCEWLRPERHTKEQILELLVLEQFLTILPEELQSWVRGHHPKSGEEAVTVLEDLEKGLEPGPQVPGPVRGPTQEEPWERKAPLGAAPEALSIQLQPKEMQLKCESQETQPFTESEQECLHFPSVVTEDGPEPKDKGSLPQPPITEVESQVSSEKLATNTSTFEATSEVEGTLEQQQRNPKAERLRRSPAQGKSFKQTVVTHKKTPTGKKDHECSECGKAFIYNSHLVIHQRIHSGEKPYKCSDCGKTFSQSSNLIQHQRIHTGEKPYECNECGKAFRWGAYFVQHQRIHSGEKPYECNECGKAFSQSSYLSQHLRIHSGEKPFVCKGCGKAYRWSSELIRHQRAHTKKEPSHCVEGENISRQTCTFV, encoded by the exons ATGGAACCTCCGGATCCTGTGAG GGTGCCCCTGAAAGATTCGAGCTGGTATGGGCCTTCTACAGAGCTAGTCCAGACTGGGATGGTTGTGTCACTAACAGCAGCTAAAACTCTGGCCCTTCAGGATACACAGGAACAAGAGATTATGATGATGGAGCCAAAGGAAGAGGGGCAGTCTTGGGAATCTGAGACCAGGCTACCTGGGAACCACTCTACCAGTCAAGAGATCTTTCGCCAGCGCTTCAGGCAACTCTGTTACCAAGAGACTCCTGGTCCCCGGGAGGCCCTGAGCCAACTACGGGTACTCTGCTGTGAGTGGCTGAGGCCAGAGAGACACACCAAGGAGCAGATCCTGGAGTTACTGGTGCTGGAACAATTCCTGACCATCCTACCTGAGGAGCTCCAGTCCTGGGTGCGGGGACATCACCCTAAGAGTGGAGAGGAAGCTGTGACTGTGCTGGAGGATTTAGAGAAAGGACTTGAACCAGGAccgcag GTCCCGGGCCCTGTACGTGGACCTACACAGGAAGAGCCGTGGGAGAGGAAGGCACCTCTGGGAGCAGCCCCGGAGGCACTGAGCATCCAGCTCCAGCCTAAGGAGATGCAGCTCAAGTGTGAATCTCAGGAGACCCAGCCTTTCACAGAGAGTG AACaggaatgtttacattttccATCAGTTGTTACAGAAGATGGTCCAGAGCCCAAGGACAAGGGATCATTGCCACAACCACCCATTACTGAAGTGGAATCTCAGGTGTCCTCAGAAAAACTCGCCACCAACACCTCTACATTTGAAGCTACCTCTGAAGTTGAGGGTACCTTAGAGCAGCAGCAGAGAAATCCCAAAGCAGAGAGACTGAGGCGGTCCCCTGCACAGGGGAAAAGTTTCAAACAGACGGTTGTCACCCATAAGAAAACTCCCACAGGGAAGAAAGACCATGAATGTAGTGAATGTGGTAAAGCCTTCATTTATAACTCACACCTTGTAATTCACCAGAGAATTCAttctggagagaaaccctataagtGTAGTGATTGTGGGAAAACTTTCAGTCAGAGCTCAAACCTCATTCAGCATCAGcgaattcatacaggagagaaaccctacgaatgtaatgaatgtggaaaggccttcaGGTGGGGTGCTTATTTTGTTCAACATCAGAGGATTCATTCAGGAGAGAAGCCTTATGAGTGTAATgagtgtgggaaggccttcagtCAAAGCTCATATCTAAGTCAGCATCTGAGAATTCACAGTGGAGAGAAACCTTTTGTATGCAAGGGATGTGGGAAAGCTTACAGATGGAGTTCAGAGCTTATTAGACACCAGAGGGCTCATACCAAAAAAGAGCCTTCCCATTGTGTTGAAGGTGAGAACATCTCCAGACAGACTTGTACATTTGTCTAA